One Helianthus annuus cultivar XRQ/B chromosome 12, HanXRQr2.0-SUNRISE, whole genome shotgun sequence genomic region harbors:
- the LOC110897068 gene encoding adenylate isopentenyltransferase translates to MEASRITGKPKIVVIMGSTGAGKSRLSVDLATGYFKNSEIINCDKIQVYSGLDITTNKISMQEQSGVPHHLLGTINPKSELTPSEFRELASKIISGILSRGGLPVIVGGSTSLIYALVASRYDMQSDGFNGPEVHPVTSELRYDCCFIWVDVCLPVLNPYLSKRVDEMLDAGMFEELQEFFRSGEHLSVNRSGLGLSIGVPEYEKYLEFAERDATRQKEAYDEAVRMIKENTYQLAEKQVTKIMRLRDAGWDVKKIDATNVFRAVMTDEAGVASIWEKQVVEPTMKIVKHFLDE, encoded by the coding sequence ATGGAAGCCTCAAGAATCACCGGTAAGCCAAAGATTGTGGTAATCATGGGCTCGACCGGTGCCGGAAAATCGCGTCTCTCAGTGGACCTGGCTACCGGGTATTTCAAAAACTCTGAGATCATAAACTGCGACAAGATTCAAGTTTACAGTGGACTTGATATTACCACAAACAAAATCTCAATGCAAGAGCAGTCCGGTGTCCCCCATCACCTTCTCGGGACGATTAACCCGAAATCGGAGTTAACTCCTTCGGAGTTCCGGGAATTGGCATCGAAAATTATCTCGGGCATCTTATCCCGTGGTGGATTGCCTGTTATCGTAGGCGGCTCAACTTCGTTAATTTACGCCCTGGTTGCAAGTCGCTACGATATGCAATCCGATGGGTTCAACGGGCCAGAGGTGCATCCGGTTACCTCTGAGCTTCGTTACGATTGTTGTTTCATTTGGGTGGACGTATGCTTACCGGTTTTAAACCCGTATTTATCAAAGCGTGTTGACGAGATGCTGGATGCGGGTATGTTTGAGGAGTTACAGGAGTTTTTTCGGTCTGGGGAACATTTGAGCGTGAACCGGTCCGGTTTAGGTCTGTCAATCGGAGTACCAGAGTACGAGAAGTACTTGGAGTTCGCAGAGAGGGATGCGACGAGGCAAAAGGAAGCGTACGATGAGGCCGTGAGAATGATCAAGGAAAACACGTACCAACTTGCGGAAAAACAAGTGACTAAGATCATGCGGCTGAGGGACGCCGGGTGGGACGTGAAGAAAATCGACGCCACAAACGTGTTTAGGGCGGTCATGACTGATGAAGCAGGAGTGGCGAGTATATGGGAAAAACAAGTGGTGGAGCCAACCATGAAGATTGTTAAGCACTTCTTGGATGAATAG